CGTGATCAAGATCGATCCCCAGCAGGCGTTCGACCTTGGCCAGCGGCGTGTCGCCACGCACCAGCAACTTGCCCGGTTGGTAGGCGAGAATGCCGCGCTCGGCCTTGCGGTGCTCGTCCTGAATATCGCCGACCAGTGCTTCGAGCACGTCTTCCATGGTCAGGTAGCCAATCACCTTGCCGTCGGCCTCTTCGACCAGGGCGAAGTGTGCGCCACCCTGGCGGAACTGCTCGAGCAACTGCGACAGCGGCATGTGCCGGCTGACCCGCTCCAGCGGATGCATCAGATCCCCCAGCTTCAGCGCTGACGGCAGCATCTCCAGCAGCGACAGGTGCAGCAGCAGATCCTTGATATGCAGCACGCCAACGAACTCGCCCTTGCTCTCGTCGAAAATCGGGTAGCGGCTGTATTTGTGCCGGCGGAAGGTGGTGAACACCTGATCGAGGCTGGCGTTGAGCTCCAGAAAAACCAGATCTTCACGCGAGTTGGCCCAGTCCACCACCTCCAGCTCACCCAACTCGACCGCCGACGCCAGCACGCGCAGATCCTGGTCGTTGTCGCTGGTGGCACGGCTGGAGTGCAGGATCAGCTTGAGCTCTTCACGGCTGTAGTGATGCTCGTGGTGCGGCCCCGGCTCACCCTGCCCGACGATACGCAAAATGGCGTTGGCACTGGCGTTGAGGACGAAGATCGCCGGGTACATCAGCCAGTAGAAGGCGTACAGCGGCGCGGCCGTCCACAACGACAACAGCTCGGGCTTGCGGATCGCCCAGGACTTGGGCGCCAGCTCGCCGATGACGATGTGCAGGTAGGAAATGATCGAGAACGCAGTGAAGAAGGCGATGCCGTGAATCAGCTTGGGTGACTCCACACCAACCGCCACCAACAGTGGCGTCAACAGCTCGGCAAAGGCCGGCTCACCGACCCAGCCAAGCCCCAGTGACGCTAGGGTGATACCCAGCTGGCAGGCTGACAGATAGGCGTCCATCTGATTGTGCACGGTGCGCAGGATATGCCCGCGCCAGCCATGGGCTTCGGCCAGGGCATCGACCTTGGTCGCACGCAGACGCACGATAGCGAACTCCGCCGCAACGAAGAAGCCGTTGAGCAGCACCAGGAACAGGGCGAACAGCATGAGGCCGAAATCGGCGAAGTAATCGGGGGCAGGGAGACTCGTGGAGGGGTCCATGAAGGTTCGAATTGGCCAGGAATCGCTAGAGGTTGGAGCTTCGCCACGCTGAATGCAAGCATTCAGCGTGCGCGTTGCACCACCTGCGCGGCAGCGAAATGGCAGGTGAAGGTGCTGCCCTTGCCCGGCACACTGCTGATCTCCAGATTGCCACGGTGACGCAGCAGCACATGCTTGACGATGGCCAGGCCCAGACCGGTACCGCCGGTGTTGCTGGCGCGGCTGGAGTCGACCCGATAGAAGCGCTCGGTCAGGCGGGGCAAATGCCTGGTCTCGATGCCCATGCCGGTATCGCTGACCGCCAGATGTGCGCCCTGCTCGTCACCCCACCAGCGGATACGGATATCGCCACCGGCCGGCGTGTACTTCACGGCATTGAACACCAGATTGGAGAAGGCGCTGCGCAACTCCGCCTCACTGCCCTTGAGCTTGAGGTGCGGGTCGGCCTCGAGACTGATGCGATGCTGCTGGTCGCCGGACAACGCCTGAGCATCGTTCTTGATCGACAGCAGCAACAGGTCGATGGCCAACGGCTGATTGTCCGACGGGTAATCGGTGGACTCCAGCTTCGCCAGCAACAACAGGTCGTTGAGCAGTGTCTGCATGCGTGCACCCTGTTGCTGCATCTGCTGCAGGGCACGTAACCAGCGCGGGTTGACCGCCTCGACGTTGTC
This region of Pseudomonas wenzhouensis genomic DNA includes:
- a CDS encoding hemolysin family protein, translating into MDPSTSLPAPDYFADFGLMLFALFLVLLNGFFVAAEFAIVRLRATKVDALAEAHGWRGHILRTVHNQMDAYLSACQLGITLASLGLGWVGEPAFAELLTPLLVAVGVESPKLIHGIAFFTAFSIISYLHIVIGELAPKSWAIRKPELLSLWTAAPLYAFYWLMYPAIFVLNASANAILRIVGQGEPGPHHEHHYSREELKLILHSSRATSDNDQDLRVLASAVELGELEVVDWANSREDLVFLELNASLDQVFTTFRRHKYSRYPIFDESKGEFVGVLHIKDLLLHLSLLEMLPSALKLGDLMHPLERVSRHMPLSQLLEQFRQGGAHFALVEEADGKVIGYLTMEDVLEALVGDIQDEHRKAERGILAYQPGKLLVRGDTPLAKVERLLGIDLDHVEAETLAGLIYDTLKRMPEEEEVLETDGLRIIVKKMKGPKVVLAKVVKLD